The Desulfobacterales bacterium genome includes a region encoding these proteins:
- a CDS encoding restriction endonuclease subunit S — protein sequence MSEWKECKLGDMLVFQRGYDLPKTNMKDGSIPVAASNGIIGYHNESTTKGPGITIGRSGNIGIPKYYRTDFWAHNTVLYVKDFKGNDERFSFYFLHGFDLEGLNAGSAVPTLNRNHLYEIPVIIPPIPEQKAIASVLSSLDDKIDLLHRQNKTLEAMAETIFRQWFVEGVNWDGALSEYIKVQGGYAFKSADFKEKGSNGIIKITNISIGCINIVNTQFVDDSIVKSLDSNKFKIISGDILIAMTGAEIGKIGIVEKTKKSLWLNQRVGKLIPNVTYGEYIGYLALKSTEGQDYIINACAGSAQENISSSKLEEMKFVSYSKEKTESFGIEVKPFFEKIIFNQKQIRTLSTLRDTLLPKLMSGEVRVAV from the coding sequence ATGAGTGAGTGGAAGGAATGTAAGTTGGGGGATATGCTTGTTTTTCAAAGAGGTTATGATCTACCAAAGACAAATATGAAAGATGGAAGTATCCCTGTTGCAGCTTCTAATGGAATTATTGGTTATCATAATGAATCAACTACAAAAGGACCTGGAATTACTATTGGACGTAGTGGAAATATAGGAATTCCAAAGTATTATAGAACAGATTTCTGGGCACATAATACAGTTTTATACGTAAAGGACTTCAAGGGGAATGATGAAAGGTTTTCATTTTATTTTTTACATGGTTTTGACTTAGAGGGATTAAATGCTGGTAGCGCTGTTCCTACTCTAAATAGAAATCATCTTTATGAAATACCGGTAATAATTCCACCAATCCCCGAACAAAAAGCTATCGCCTCAGTGCTTTCCAGTCTTGATGACAAAATAGACCTGCTCCACCGCCAGAACAAAACACTTGAAGCAATGGCAGAAACGATTTTTAGGCAGTGGTTTGTGGAGGGAGTAAATTGGGATGGTGCATTGTCAGAATATATTAAAGTTCAAGGTGGATATGCTTTTAAAAGTGCTGACTTTAAAGAGAAAGGCAGTAACGGGATTATTAAAATTACTAATATATCAATTGGTTGTATCAATATAGTAAATACTCAATTTGTTGATGATTCTATAGTCAAAAGTTTAGATTCAAATAAATTCAAAATAATAAGTGGAGATATTCTTATCGCTATGACAGGGGCGGAAATTGGTAAGATTGGTATTGTTGAAAAAACAAAAAAATCATTGTGGCTAAATCAAAGAGTTGGTAAATTAATTCCAAACGTTACTTACGGTGAATATATAGGATATCTGGCTTTAAAATCAACTGAAGGACAAGACTATATAATTAATGCTTGTGCTGGTAGCGCCCAAGAAAATATAAGTTCATCAAAATTAGAAGAAATGAAATTTGTATCTTATTCTAAAGAAAAAACCGAATCATTTGGTATAGAAGTCAAACCGTTTTTTGAAAAAATTATTTTTAATCAAAAGCAAATCCGAACCCTTTCAACACTTCGTGACACTCTCTTGCCTAAGCTGATGAGTGGTGAAGTAAGGGTAGCTGTCTGA
- a CDS encoding thioesterase: MNINTHNKINNSLCGTPLIVKDGYSQVELILTENMKVDDYNLVHGGFIFGLADYAAMIAVNHPNVVLGSSEVKFLKPVIVDDILRADALVELNEGKKRIVNVSVYRNTEKVFEGKFICFALEKHVLNKN; the protein is encoded by the coding sequence ATGAATATTAATACCCATAATAAAATTAATAATAGTTTATGTGGCACACCATTAATTGTAAAAGATGGTTATAGCCAAGTAGAATTAATCCTCACTGAAAACATGAAAGTTGATGATTACAATCTCGTTCATGGAGGTTTTATTTTCGGACTTGCAGATTACGCAGCTATGATTGCTGTTAATCATCCGAATGTCGTTCTCGGTTCTTCAGAAGTTAAATTCCTAAAACCTGTAATTGTAGATGATATTTTAAGAGCAGACGCTTTAGTAGAACTAAATGAAGGTAAAAAGCGAATCGTCAATGTTTCAGTTTATAGAAATACTGAAAAGGTATTTGAAGGAAAATTTATCTGTTTTGCGCTTGAAAAGCATGTGTTGAATAAAAATTAA
- a CDS encoding response regulator has translation MKLKDNHIFHPLNTIFFILFLLIPNSSLSSNVSKILILNSYHKGYIWTDHLIEGIEKTLDENMETFELYYEYMDTKRIHKEEYFDKYSEILNLKYRNTKLDGIIASDDDAFQFLLKRGEVLFKNTPVVFCGVNNFQESMIHGKDNFTGVVQYADIKETIDLALNLHPNVNKIFVISDATITGKGYQKDVINASKEYNYLEFIYLDGKDLTHAELLKKVQEIPINSIILLTLWVNDRNGEFWPLSKGMPLISNLSKVPVYGVIDEPLKYGLLGGKIQSPWYQGKKAAEILIRIIKHKVSPNVIPVERRSPNQYMFNYNQLKRWKIPESKLPEYSIIEDIPETFYSKYKIQVWLAISIFAILLVLIIGLSFSIIRHRRTSRFLRESEEKFKAITTSALDSIFIKDLNRHYTYINPFMVKILEASEEYLLGKRPEEIFDKEYAEIINELDARSFRGENVNEVRTISINNKKYIFNTIQVPMYDSKGNIIGITGIVRDLSEYIRAERSLKQIEWLLTRNAKSLEDMYNSSYTDLVALNKNKLILDSVGRDVLRDIVSEYLVLLETSSAIYEKNGDYACGLFSSSWCKHLFEASKNLCSSDNDEDALKSGKWLCHESCWQDASKSAIETGKPSDIECHGGIRIYAVPIICSNGEIIGAINFAYGDTPKKISKIKEIAEKYQENEKNLETYANEYESRPKFLIDVAKNRLLSSAKLIAEIVERKQAEITSDKLEMQLRQSQKMEAIGTLAGGIAHDFNNILTIIIGNIELSLDSVPEYNRAYNCLTDAKTASIRASEIIKQILSFSRQSQIGRAPINIKSLINESLKLVGNFLPSTIKIETDFMNINDLVLANPNQVNQVMLNLCANASTAMEDEGTLKIKISKISQDSDDCQTVRELNPMDYIKVSVSDNGCGIDPKIIDRIFEPYFTTKEVGEGSGMGLSVVYGIIKSYGGAVNVESQIGKGSTFNLYFPIYQETHKTDEIESTTINSEKNERILFIDDEDMLVEYAEKVLTHLGYNAQCQNDPIEALELFRSDPYKFDLVITDMTMPGLTGNKLSVEILKIRPDIPIILCTGYSDKIDEKKALSIGIKKIVLKPFTIKILSSAIREVLDKK, from the coding sequence ATGAAGTTAAAAGATAACCATATTTTTCATCCCCTTAATACCATATTTTTTATCCTATTTTTATTAATTCCTAACTCCTCTTTATCTTCGAATGTTTCTAAAATATTAATTTTAAATTCGTATCATAAAGGCTATATCTGGACGGATCATCTAATTGAAGGTATTGAAAAAACACTCGATGAAAATATGGAAACATTTGAGCTTTATTATGAATATATGGATACAAAGAGAATACATAAAGAGGAATACTTTGACAAATATTCCGAAATTTTAAATTTAAAATATAGAAATACAAAGTTAGATGGAATAATAGCTTCAGATGATGATGCCTTTCAATTCCTTTTAAAACGAGGTGAAGTCCTTTTTAAAAATACACCTGTAGTCTTTTGTGGAGTAAATAATTTTCAAGAATCAATGATTCATGGAAAAGATAATTTTACAGGAGTAGTTCAATATGCAGATATCAAAGAAACAATTGATTTAGCCCTTAATCTTCATCCGAATGTAAATAAAATATTTGTCATTAGTGACGCTACAATTACAGGTAAAGGTTATCAAAAAGATGTTATTAACGCATCAAAGGAATATAATTATTTAGAATTTATATATCTTGATGGAAAAGATTTAACACATGCTGAACTTTTAAAAAAAGTTCAAGAAATTCCAATCAATAGCATTATTTTGTTAACTCTTTGGGTTAATGATCGCAATGGTGAGTTTTGGCCTTTAAGTAAAGGAATGCCTTTAATTTCTAATTTATCGAAAGTTCCTGTTTATGGGGTGATTGATGAGCCTTTAAAATATGGCCTTCTTGGTGGAAAAATTCAGTCTCCTTGGTATCAAGGAAAAAAAGCCGCTGAAATTTTAATTCGTATAATTAAACATAAAGTATCTCCGAATGTAATTCCAGTAGAACGACGCAGTCCTAACCAATATATGTTCAATTATAACCAGCTAAAACGATGGAAAATACCTGAAAGTAAATTGCCAGAATATTCTATAATAGAAGATATTCCTGAAACATTTTATTCTAAATATAAAATTCAAGTATGGCTCGCTATATCAATATTTGCAATACTGTTAGTTTTAATAATTGGTCTTTCTTTTTCTATTATTCGACATAGAAGAACATCAAGGTTTCTTAGGGAAAGCGAAGAAAAATTTAAAGCTATAACTACAAGCGCTTTGGATTCAATTTTTATAAAAGACTTAAATAGGCATTATACTTACATCAACCCTTTTATGGTAAAAATTTTGGAAGCATCAGAAGAATATTTATTGGGAAAACGGCCAGAAGAAATATTTGATAAAGAATATGCTGAAATTATTAATGAATTAGATGCCCGATCTTTTAGAGGCGAAAATGTCAATGAAGTAAGAACCATTTCTATAAATAATAAAAAGTATATATTTAACACAATACAAGTTCCCATGTATGATTCAAAAGGAAACATTATTGGGATTACAGGAATAGTCAGGGATCTTAGTGAATATATACGAGCTGAAAGATCTCTCAAGCAAATAGAATGGCTTTTAACTCGTAATGCTAAATCCTTAGAAGATATGTATAATTCATCTTATACTGATTTAGTGGCATTAAATAAAAATAAACTCATACTGGATTCGGTTGGCAGAGATGTTCTTCGAGATATAGTTAGTGAGTATTTGGTTCTGCTTGAAACTTCATCAGCAATATATGAAAAGAATGGAGATTATGCTTGCGGTCTTTTTTCATCAAGTTGGTGCAAGCATTTGTTTGAAGCTTCAAAAAATCTATGTTCATCAGATAATGATGAAGATGCCTTGAAAAGCGGAAAGTGGCTTTGTCATGAATCATGCTGGCAAGATGCTTCAAAATCAGCAATCGAAACAGGCAAGCCCTCAGATATAGAATGTCATGGAGGTATCAGAATTTATGCTGTTCCTATTATTTGTTCAAATGGTGAAATAATAGGCGCTATAAATTTTGCTTACGGAGATACTCCAAAAAAAATATCTAAAATAAAGGAAATAGCTGAAAAATATCAAGAGAATGAAAAAAATCTTGAAACTTATGCCAATGAATATGAATCTCGGCCAAAATTTTTAATTGACGTTGCTAAAAACCGTCTTCTATCTTCCGCAAAATTAATTGCAGAAATAGTTGAAAGAAAACAAGCGGAAATTACAAGTGATAAACTTGAAATGCAGCTGAGACAATCTCAAAAAATGGAAGCAATAGGAACATTAGCAGGCGGTATAGCCCATGATTTCAACAATATTCTTACGATAATTATTGGAAATATTGAATTATCATTAGATTCTGTTCCAGAATATAATAGAGCATATAACTGCCTTACCGACGCAAAAACAGCGAGTATTAGAGCTTCCGAAATAATAAAACAAATACTTAGTTTCAGCCGCCAATCTCAAATAGGACGAGCACCAATCAATATAAAATCTTTAATAAACGAATCATTAAAGCTTGTGGGAAATTTTTTGCCTTCTACAATTAAAATTGAAACAGATTTTATGAATATTAATGATTTAGTTCTTGCGAATCCAAATCAAGTGAATCAAGTTATGTTGAATCTTTGTGCTAATGCATCTACCGCTATGGAAGATGAAGGGACTTTAAAAATTAAAATAAGCAAAATTTCTCAGGATTCAGATGATTGTCAAACAGTCCGCGAATTAAATCCAATGGATTATATTAAAGTTTCAGTAAGTGACAATGGATGCGGAATCGATCCTAAAATAATAGATCGTATTTTTGAGCCTTATTTTACAACCAAAGAAGTTGGAGAAGGCTCAGGAATGGGACTTTCTGTGGTATATGGAATTATTAAATCCTATGGAGGGGCTGTCAATGTTGAGAGTCAAATTGGAAAAGGTTCTACTTTTAATCTATATTTTCCAATTTATCAAGAAACCCATAAAACTGATGAAATTGAATCTACAACTATAAATAGCGAAAAAAATGAAAGAATATTATTTATTGATGATGAAGATATGTTAGTAGAATATGCTGAAAAAGTACTAACTCATCTTGGTTATAATGCTCAGTGCCAAAATGATCCTATTGAAGCATTAGAGCTTTTTCGTTCAGACCCGTATAAGTTTGACTTAGTTATTACTGATATGACTATGCCCGGTTTAACTGGAAATAAACTATCAGTAGAAATTTTAAAAATTCGTCCAGATATTCCTATAATATTATGCACTGGTTATAGCGATAAAATTGACGAAAAAAAAGCGTTAAGCATTGGTATAAAAAAAATCGTATTAAAACCATTTACAATAAAAATCCTATCATCAGCTATTAGGGAAGTATTGGATAAAAAATGA
- a CDS encoding DUF1016 family protein, translating into MADTLSANKNYDYISFVSEVKELIRCSQYQALKAVNKELIKLYWDIGRMIVEKQQTLGWGKYVVEQLSKDIQCEYPGIQGFSTSNLWNMKLFYSEIQQNEKLQPLVGEISWTKNILILTKCKKPLEREFYMLHVKKFGWTKDVLIHQIENKTYEKYLLNQTNFDLTLPEKYRHQAKLAVKDHYTFDFLELAEEHSEHELEQALVKNIRAFLIEMGSWFTFVGNQFRLKVGENEYFIDLLLYHRKLRRFIAVELKTGEFKPEYKGKIEFYLTALNEQYKEPEENDAIGIIVCKSKDKTVVEYSLKTTLQPIGVATYSTFPSLPEEYRKYLPTPEEIAQRLAIVKDLFGDEDEK; encoded by the coding sequence ATGGCTGATACCTTGAGCGCCAATAAGAATTATGATTATATCTCATTTGTTTCTGAAGTGAAAGAATTGATACGCTGTTCTCAATATCAAGCTTTAAAAGCTGTCAACAAAGAATTGATAAAACTCTACTGGGATATTGGTCGGATGATCGTTGAAAAACAACAGACTCTTGGCTGGGGAAAATACGTGGTTGAACAGCTCTCCAAAGATATTCAGTGTGAATATCCCGGTATTCAAGGGTTCTCTACAAGTAACCTTTGGAATATGAAGTTGTTTTACTCAGAAATTCAACAAAATGAAAAACTCCAACCATTGGTTGGAGAAATTAGCTGGACAAAAAACATCCTGATTCTAACAAAATGCAAAAAACCTTTGGAACGGGAATTTTACATGCTACATGTTAAAAAATTTGGCTGGACCAAGGATGTCCTGATTCATCAAATTGAAAACAAAACCTACGAAAAATATCTGCTGAATCAAACCAATTTTGACCTGACATTGCCTGAGAAATACAGGCATCAGGCAAAACTGGCGGTAAAAGACCATTATACTTTCGATTTTCTGGAACTGGCGGAAGAACACAGCGAGCATGAACTCGAACAAGCGCTTGTAAAAAATATTCGTGCATTTCTGATTGAAATGGGATCATGGTTCACATTTGTCGGTAATCAATTCAGGCTAAAGGTCGGGGAAAACGAATATTTTATAGATTTATTGTTATATCATCGAAAACTAAGACGTTTTATTGCCGTAGAACTTAAAACTGGAGAGTTTAAGCCTGAATATAAAGGGAAAATTGAGTTTTATCTGACTGCTTTAAATGAACAGTATAAAGAACCTGAAGAAAATGACGCTATTGGTATTATTGTATGTAAAAGCAAAGATAAAACCGTTGTAGAATATTCGTTAAAAACAACCCTACAGCCAATTGGTGTGGCAACTTACAGCACTTTCCCTTCTTTACCGGAAGAATACAGAAAATATCTCCCCACACCAGAAGAGATCGCTCAACGTTTGGCGATTGTTAAAGATTTATTTGGGGATGAAGATGAAAAATAA
- a CDS encoding FAD-dependent oxidoreductase, with protein sequence MDKKRLLVVGGVAGGASCAARARRLSENAEIIIFERGNFVSFANCGLPYHIGNVIKNEDDLLVASPDLFKNWFNIDVRINSNVKAIDRQNKEIEVEDLIKGGTYKEKYDYLVIAPGSSPIRPKLDGIDSEGIFTLRNIPDTRKIISWVNEKKPSRAVIIGAGFIGLEMAENLAKLGISVSIVEMQDQVMPLLDKEMAWFIYEHLIKNKIGVYLGDSVSGFKKKSDGSIDVLVQSGQSLSADIVILAIGVRQEIELAKNAGLEIGHLGGIKVNEKMQTSDKNIWAVGDAVEVKDFITEIQTVVPLAGPANRQGRIAADFIFGKNPMGAAFRGVQGTAVCGIFGLTVASCGLTEKSLQKLAKNGKEIPYEKIYLHPNSHASYYPGAKTISIKLIFSPDDGKILGIQAIGLNAVEKRIDVVSMAIQKQGTVFDLEEAELCYAPQYGSAKDPVNMMGMIASNIVQGYTKVTHWEKLSTSDALILDVREPFEYKRGHVDNAINIPLGQLRTRLNELPKYREIWAYCFVGQRSYYAQRILTQAGFNSKSISGGYIMYLASDSI encoded by the coding sequence TTGGATAAAAAGAGACTATTAGTTGTAGGTGGTGTCGCTGGAGGAGCTTCATGTGCTGCAAGAGCTCGAAGGCTTTCAGAAAATGCTGAAATAATTATATTCGAAAGGGGAAATTTTGTTTCATTTGCTAATTGTGGACTTCCTTATCATATTGGCAATGTAATAAAAAATGAAGACGATCTTCTTGTTGCAAGTCCAGATTTATTTAAAAATTGGTTTAACATCGACGTTAGAATAAATTCAAACGTAAAGGCAATTGACAGGCAAAATAAAGAAATTGAAGTTGAAGATTTAATTAAAGGTGGAACATATAAAGAAAAATACGATTATCTTGTTATTGCTCCAGGTTCTTCTCCCATAAGACCGAAACTCGATGGTATTGATTCTGAAGGGATTTTCACATTAAGAAATATACCTGACACACGAAAAATAATAAGCTGGGTGAATGAAAAAAAACCTTCAAGAGCTGTAATTATTGGAGCTGGGTTTATTGGTCTTGAAATGGCAGAAAATTTAGCCAAGCTTGGAATTTCTGTATCAATAGTAGAAATGCAAGATCAAGTTATGCCTCTTTTAGATAAAGAAATGGCTTGGTTTATATACGAGCATCTTATAAAAAATAAAATCGGAGTTTATCTTGGAGATTCTGTTTCAGGTTTTAAAAAGAAAAGTGACGGTTCTATTGATGTTTTAGTTCAGTCTGGTCAATCTTTATCTGCTGATATAGTTATTCTTGCTATAGGGGTTCGTCAAGAAATAGAACTCGCAAAAAATGCAGGACTTGAAATAGGCCATTTAGGCGGTATAAAAGTAAATGAAAAAATGCAGACAAGCGATAAAAATATATGGGCTGTCGGTGACGCTGTAGAAGTAAAAGACTTTATTACTGAGATTCAAACTGTAGTTCCTCTTGCAGGTCCTGCTAATAGACAGGGCAGAATTGCCGCTGATTTTATTTTTGGCAAAAATCCTATGGGAGCTGCTTTTAGGGGAGTTCAAGGAACCGCTGTTTGTGGAATATTTGGTTTAACTGTAGCATCATGTGGTTTAACCGAAAAATCATTACAAAAATTAGCTAAAAATGGAAAAGAAATTCCTTATGAAAAAATATATCTGCATCCAAACAGCCATGCTTCCTATTACCCTGGCGCAAAAACAATTTCCATTAAACTCATTTTTTCTCCAGATGACGGCAAAATTTTAGGTATTCAAGCTATAGGTTTGAACGCCGTTGAAAAGAGAATTGACGTCGTTTCTATGGCTATACAAAAGCAAGGAACTGTATTTGATCTTGAAGAAGCTGAATTATGTTATGCTCCTCAATATGGTTCAGCTAAAGACCCTGTGAACATGATGGGTATGATTGCATCCAATATTGTGCAGGGTTATACGAAAGTCACCCATTGGGAAAAATTGTCTACATCAGATGCCTTAATACTGGACGTTAGAGAACCATTTGAATACAAAAGAGGGCATGTAGATAACGCTATTAATATCCCCCTTGGACAATTACGAACTCGATTAAATGAGCTGCCAAAATATAGAGAAATATGGGCTTATTGCTTTGTTGGTCAACGATCTTATTATGCTCAGAGAATATTAACTCAGGCTGGCTTTAACTCAAAATCTATATCTGGCGGATATATTATGTATTTAGCATCTGACAGTATTTAA
- a CDS encoding type I restriction endonuclease subunit R, which produces MTQNKITESDIEQYAVELLEHQDYQYIYAPSIAPDSETSERKSFEDVILMERLKTAVERINPTISSDVIEDAIKQIQRLNSTELITNNETFHRMLTEGISVIYQKDGQSRGDLVWLIDFNNPENNDFLALNQYTVIENNINKRLDAVIFVNGLPLVIIELKNPADENATIHSAFNQIQTYKQTISKLFIYNGFIVISDGLEAKAGTISSGFSRFMTWKSADDKLETTRLISQLETLIKRMLNKTILLDLIRHFIVFEKSKKEDKGIITIQTEKKLAAYHQYYAVNKAVESTLRASGYSKNNNSVNESCASYGLRNISLQPSGDRKGGVVWHTQGSGKSLSMVFYTGKIVLKMDNPTIVVITDRNDLDDQLFDTFASSKQLLRQEPIQADNREQLKNLLKVASGGIVFTTIQKFQPDDGNVYEKLSDRKNIVVIADEAHRTQYGFKAKTINDKDKKGNVIGKKIVYGFAKYMRDALPNATYLGFTGTPIENTDVNTPAVFGNYVDIYDISQAVEDGATVRIFYESRLAKIILSDEGKKLVKEFDDDSDETAEIKTNWTQLESIIGSKDRIKQIAKDIVTHFEQRQEVIEGKAMIVTMSRRIAADLYKAIIAIKPEWHSNDLKKGIIKVVMTSASSDGFEISKHHTTKEHRRILADRMKDAEDELKIVIVRDMWLTGFDVPCLHTIYIDKPMKGHNLMQAIARVNRVYKDKTGGLIVDYLGIASDLKKALSFYADSGGKGDPAVAQEKAVELMLTKLEIVSQMFHGFKYEEYFGADTRTKLSIILEAEEHILSLENGKKRFINEVNALSQAFSIAIPHEQAMDVKDEIAFFQAVKSRLTKFDAGSGKTNVEMETAIRQVIDKALLTEQVIDIFDAAGIKRPDISILSEEFLLEVKNMKHKNLALEVLKKLLNDEIKSRTKKNLIQSKTLMEMLEESIRKYHNKILTAAEVIEELINLSKEIHKMDKEPKEMGLSDYEYAFYTAIANNESAREVMKKDKLKELAVVLYEKVKENASIDWTIKESVKAKLKVIVKRILRQYGYPPDMQMLATETVLKQAELIAEELAH; this is translated from the coding sequence ATGACACAAAATAAAATCACAGAGTCTGACATTGAACAATACGCAGTAGAACTTCTTGAACATCAGGATTATCAATATATCTATGCTCCTTCAATTGCTCCTGACAGTGAAACATCGGAAAGAAAATCCTTTGAAGATGTTATTCTTATGGAACGCCTAAAAACAGCGGTAGAGCGTATTAATCCCACAATATCTTCGGATGTCATAGAAGATGCCATCAAACAAATACAAAGACTCAATTCTACTGAGCTGATTACAAATAACGAAACTTTCCATCGGATGCTTACTGAAGGGATAAGTGTAATATATCAAAAAGATGGCCAAAGCAGAGGTGATTTGGTCTGGCTGATTGATTTTAATAACCCTGAAAATAACGATTTTCTGGCGCTGAATCAATACACAGTAATAGAAAACAATATCAATAAAAGACTTGATGCTGTTATTTTTGTAAATGGACTGCCTCTTGTAATTATTGAGCTAAAAAATCCTGCCGATGAAAACGCAACTATTCATTCAGCATTTAACCAGATACAAACCTATAAGCAGACTATTTCTAAATTGTTTATATATAATGGTTTTATAGTTATTTCTGACGGATTAGAAGCAAAAGCCGGAACTATTTCATCTGGATTTAGCCGATTTATGACTTGGAAAAGCGCTGATGATAAGCTTGAAACAACAAGATTGATTAGTCAGCTGGAAACTCTAATTAAAAGAATGCTGAATAAAACTATTTTATTAGACCTTATCCGCCATTTTATTGTGTTTGAAAAATCAAAGAAAGAGGATAAAGGCATTATTACTATTCAAACAGAAAAGAAACTTGCGGCATACCATCAATATTATGCTGTTAATAAGGCTGTAGAATCAACACTTAGAGCCTCAGGTTATTCAAAAAATAATAACTCAGTAAATGAATCTTGCGCAAGTTATGGTTTACGCAATATCAGCTTACAACCTTCAGGAGATAGAAAAGGCGGTGTTGTATGGCATACTCAAGGAAGCGGAAAGTCTCTTTCAATGGTTTTTTATACAGGTAAAATTGTTCTTAAAATGGACAATCCAACTATTGTTGTAATTACTGATAGAAACGACCTTGATGACCAGCTTTTTGATACATTCGCATCGTCAAAACAGCTTTTAAGACAAGAACCAATTCAGGCGGATAACAGGGAACAACTGAAAAACCTTCTAAAAGTTGCTTCTGGAGGTATTGTTTTTACTACTATTCAAAAATTTCAACCTGATGACGGAAATGTCTATGAAAAACTATCTGACCGCAAAAATATTGTTGTAATAGCCGATGAAGCCCATAGAACTCAATATGGATTTAAAGCTAAAACAATCAATGATAAAGATAAAAAAGGAAATGTAATCGGCAAAAAAATTGTTTATGGCTTTGCAAAATATATGAGAGATGCCCTGCCAAATGCAACTTATCTTGGATTTACAGGAACTCCGATAGAAAATACAGATGTCAATACACCTGCTGTGTTTGGAAATTATGTTGATATTTATGACATATCTCAGGCTGTAGAAGACGGAGCAACTGTTCGCATATTTTATGAAAGCCGCCTTGCAAAGATAATATTGAGCGATGAAGGTAAAAAACTTGTAAAAGAATTTGATGATGATTCAGACGAAACAGCTGAAATTAAAACAAATTGGACTCAGCTTGAATCAATCATAGGAAGCAAAGACCGGATTAAACAGATTGCAAAAGATATTGTTACACATTTTGAGCAAAGACAGGAAGTTATTGAAGGTAAAGCAATGATTGTTACTATGTCCAGAAGGATTGCAGCAGACCTCTATAAAGCCATCATAGCTATTAAACCAGAATGGCATAGTAATGACCTGAAAAAAGGCATTATTAAGGTTGTAATGACTTCTGCTTCATCGGATGGATTTGAAATTTCTAAACATCATACAACTAAAGAACATAGAAGAATTTTAGCCGACAGAATGAAAGATGCTGAAGATGAACTAAAAATTGTAATTGTCCGTGATATGTGGCTTACTGGCTTTGATGTTCCATGTCTTCATACTATCTACATTGATAAACCCATGAAAGGGCATAATCTTATGCAGGCAATAGCCCGTGTGAATCGCGTATATAAAGATAAAACCGGAGGTTTGATAGTCGATTATCTTGGCATTGCTTCTGACTTAAAAAAAGCCCTGTCTTTTTATGCTGATTCAGGAGGCAAAGGTGACCCGGCAGTTGCTCAGGAAAAAGCTGTTGAATTAATGCTTACAAAACTTGAAATTGTTTCCCAAATGTTTCATGGATTTAAATATGAGGAATACTTTGGAGCAGATACCAGAACTAAACTTTCCATTATTCTTGAAGCAGAAGAACATATTTTAAGCCTTGAAAATGGTAAAAAACGCTTCATTAATGAAGTAAATGCTCTTTCACAGGCATTTTCAATTGCTATTCCCCATGAACAAGCTATGGATGTAAAAGATGAAATAGCATTCTTTCAAGCTGTTAAATCACGACTTACAAAGTTTGACGCAGGCTCAGGAAAAACAAATGTTGAAATGGAAACAGCAATAAGACAGGTTATAGATAAAGCGCTATTAACTGAGCAGGTTATTGATATTTTTGATGCAGCCGGAATAAAAAGACCTGATATTTCAATTCTTTCTGAAGAGTTTCTTCTTGAAGTCAAGAATATGAAACATAAAAATCTTGCTCTGGAAGTATTGAAGAAATTACTCAATGACGAAATAAAATCAAGAACGAAAAAGAATTTGATACAAAGCAAAACTTTAATGGAAATGCTTGAAGAATCAATAAGAAAGTATCATAACAAAATATTAACAGCAGCTGAAGTAATTGAAGAACTGATTAACCTATCAAAAGAAATCCATAAAATGGATAAAGAACCTAAGGAAATGGGATTATCAGACTATGAATACGCATTTTATACAGCTATAGCAAATAATGAAAGCGCTCGTGAAGTAATGAAAAAGGATAAATTAAAAGAACTCGCTGTAGTTTTGTATGAAAAGGTGAAAGAAAATGCTTCAATTGATTGGACTATAAAAGAAAGCGTTAAGGCAAAACTAAAGGTTATAGTAAAAAGAATATTGAGACAATATGGCTATCCGCCTGATATGCAAATGCTTGCTACAGAAACAGTTTTAAAACAAGCTGAATTAATAGCTGAAGAATTGGCTCATTGA